The following proteins are encoded in a genomic region of Acidobacteriota bacterium:
- a CDS encoding RDD family protein, giving the protein MSRSPISPAVATDFSYPPAVPGKKQVALASIGLRCGAFLLDYILTLLVLALTVLVAYYLKRRWELPEAANVILLIGYLLTAIVLFLNLVYYAEPEGQTFGKRFIGIRVIRTDGRPLDFRALALRHFVGYPLALLCGGLGLLWALWDAKQQGWHDKLAGTLVVKELGKE; this is encoded by the coding sequence ATGTCTAGGTCACCCATAAGCCCGGCGGTGGCGACAGATTTTTCTTACCCGCCTGCCGTGCCCGGCAAAAAACAAGTCGCCTTGGCGAGCATCGGCTTGCGTTGCGGCGCGTTTTTGCTGGATTACATCTTAACGTTACTGGTACTGGCGCTTACTGTGCTGGTGGCTTACTACCTAAAACGCCGCTGGGAATTGCCCGAGGCGGCCAATGTGATCTTGCTGATCGGCTATTTGTTGACGGCCATCGTGCTGTTTTTGAATTTGGTTTATTACGCCGAACCGGAGGGCCAGACGTTTGGCAAACGCTTTATCGGCATCCGGGTGATTCGCACGGATGGACGCCCGCTGGATTTTCGTGCTCTCGCGTTGCGGCATTTCGTCGGTTATCCGCTGGCGTTACTTTGTGGCGGTTTAGGGCTGCTTTGGGCGCTTTGGGATGCCAAGCAACAAGGCTGGCACGATAAATTGGCGGGCACGCTCGTCGTCAAAGAATTAGGGAAAGAATGA
- a CDS encoding protein kinase, with amino-acid sequence MNASGNNTAGIQLPPGTLLADRYKIVRRIGGGGMGSVYMAEDQNLANRKVAVKEMIEMFADDSARTKAIDDFKREAELLAQLDHPSIPTILQYFFDTARGRYYLVMKFIDGGDLAARQRAAGGKLDELTVSKWAIEICDVLDYIHSQNPPIIYRDLKPANLMVDARTNRIMLVDFGIARFVAPTVKGVTAIGTMGYAPPELFAGNVEARSDIYSLGATMFHLLTGQDPQDNPLLIFDFAKNPKPRQVNPEITPEMEELLCRSVEYKPENRFASAKAFGDELVEHLRRMQGHAPLIRQMDYSAPPAPLQTCTNCGRELAPGDLFCAYCGHRQRSTAKLVVLGTSEMNVQFMLNAEGESLIGRVDPNRGIRPEVDLSKYDPAARVSRRHAKIIARESQFFIEDLGSANGTFINGKLKLPQGQLHALMSGDELKLGETMLKFVVS; translated from the coding sequence TGGCCGACCGGTACAAGATCGTGCGGCGCATTGGCGGCGGCGGCATGGGGTCGGTCTATATGGCGGAAGACCAGAACCTCGCCAACCGCAAGGTCGCGGTCAAAGAAATGATCGAGATGTTCGCCGACGATTCGGCGCGCACGAAGGCGATTGACGACTTCAAACGCGAAGCCGAGTTGCTCGCCCAACTCGATCACCCCTCGATTCCGACCATCCTACAATACTTTTTCGACACGGCGCGCGGGCGCTATTACCTGGTCATGAAGTTCATTGACGGCGGCGATCTGGCCGCGCGGCAGCGCGCCGCCGGGGGCAAGCTGGATGAACTGACGGTCAGCAAATGGGCTATCGAGATTTGCGACGTGCTCGATTACATCCACTCGCAAAATCCGCCGATCATTTATCGCGATCTGAAACCGGCGAACCTGATGGTGGACGCGCGCACCAATCGCATTATGCTCGTGGATTTCGGCATCGCGCGGTTTGTGGCGCCGACCGTTAAGGGCGTGACGGCCATCGGGACAATGGGGTACGCGCCGCCGGAGTTGTTCGCTGGGAATGTCGAAGCGCGTTCGGATATTTACAGCCTGGGCGCGACGATGTTTCACCTGCTGACGGGGCAAGACCCGCAGGACAATCCGCTGCTGATCTTCGATTTTGCCAAGAACCCGAAACCGCGTCAGGTCAATCCCGAAATCACGCCCGAGATGGAAGAGTTGCTCTGCCGCTCGGTCGAATACAAACCGGAAAACCGTTTTGCGTCGGCCAAAGCCTTTGGCGATGAACTGGTCGAACACCTGCGCCGTATGCAGGGTCACGCCCCGCTCATCCGCCAGATGGACTATTCCGCGCCGCCCGCGCCGCTGCAAACGTGCACCAACTGCGGGCGTGAATTGGCGCCGGGCGATCTTTTCTGCGCCTATTGCGGGCACCGCCAGCGCTCGACGGCGAAGCTGGTCGTGTTGGGCACGAGCGAAATGAACGTCCAGTTTATGCTCAACGCCGAGGGCGAAAGCCTGATTGGGCGTGTTGATCCCAACCGCGGCATACGTCCTGAAGTGGATTTGTCGAAATACGATCCAGCCGCGCGCGTTTCGCGCCGTCACGCCAAGATCATCGCCCGCGAAAGCCAGTTTTTTATCGAAGACCTGGGCAGCGCCAATGGCACCTTTATCAATGGCAAACTCAAGTTGCCGCAGGGCCAATTGCACGCGTTGATGAGTGGCGATGAATTAAAGCTGGGCGAAACCATGCTCAAATTCGTGGTTTCCTAA